In Bacteroidota bacterium, a genomic segment contains:
- a CDS encoding amidophosphoribosyltransferase, translating to MSDNIQHECGIALIRLLKPISYYAEKYKTPLYALDKLYILMEKQHNRGQDGAGIGIVNFDVAAGNKYMYRKRSVETNPIADIFRKLNSDFVDFGKKYPLNDYSVMKDNLPFMGELLLGHLRYGTHGENDISHCHPFHRKSNYKTKNLMLAGNFNMTNNEDLFKKLVELGQYPVNKTDTIIVLEKIAHFLDSENEYIYHKYKDKGYSKKEITKQIINDISLEYILKKSARDFDGGYVIAGLIGHGDAFVLRDPSGIRPVYYYKDDEVVVVASEKPAIRTSFNKAFEEISEITPGHALLIRKNGVVEEKKILEPKEKKACSFERIYFSRGTDDEIYKERKQLGKNLASRVLDEVDNDIKNTVFSYIPNTSEVAFLGLITGVEQFNNKIKIEKILNQNAYNEKELDKILSTNIRVEKISVKDTKLRTFITEDKGRSDLVAHVYDNTYGVINEFEDNLVILDDSIVRGTTLKESIIRILDRLGPKKIVVVSSAPQIRYPDCYGIDMSKLRDFVAFRAAIELIKEKGKDYILKNVYHKCKAQVGLKDEDVENYVKEIYKQSSVEEISNKIAELVRPENMNAELKIIYQSIEDLHSAIPKHTGDWYFTGNFPTDGGKRVVNQSFINYYEGNDERAY from the coding sequence TTGGATAAATTGTATATTTTGATGGAGAAGCAGCATAATCGTGGTCAAGATGGTGCAGGTATTGGTATTGTAAATTTTGATGTTGCCGCAGGCAATAAATATATGTACAGAAAACGTTCTGTTGAAACGAATCCTATAGCTGATATTTTTAGGAAATTGAATAGTGATTTTGTTGATTTTGGAAAAAAATATCCTCTTAACGATTATTCCGTTATGAAAGATAATTTACCATTTATGGGAGAATTACTTCTTGGGCATTTACGATATGGTACTCATGGTGAAAATGATATTAGTCATTGTCATCCTTTTCACAGAAAAAGCAATTACAAGACAAAAAATTTGATGCTTGCCGGTAATTTTAACATGACTAATAATGAGGATTTATTTAAAAAACTGGTTGAACTCGGTCAATATCCTGTTAATAAAACAGATACTATAATTGTTCTTGAAAAAATAGCTCATTTTCTTGACAGTGAGAATGAGTATATTTATCATAAATATAAGGATAAAGGTTATTCAAAGAAGGAGATAACAAAGCAAATAATTAATGATATTTCACTTGAGTACATTTTAAAAAAATCAGCACGTGATTTTGATGGAGGTTATGTAATAGCCGGACTTATAGGACATGGTGATGCATTTGTACTTCGCGACCCTTCAGGAATTCGTCCTGTGTATTATTACAAAGATGATGAAGTAGTAGTGGTGGCATCCGAAAAACCTGCTATCAGAACTTCTTTTAACAAAGCTTTTGAAGAGATTTCTGAAATTACTCCGGGACATGCTTTGTTGATTAGAAAGAATGGGGTTGTTGAAGAAAAAAAGATTCTGGAACCTAAAGAAAAAAAGGCTTGTTCTTTTGAAAGAATTTATTTCTCAAGAGGTACTGATGACGAAATTTACAAAGAAAGAAAACAACTTGGTAAAAATTTAGCTAGCAGGGTTTTGGATGAAGTTGATAATGATATTAAAAATACTGTTTTCTCATACATACCAAATACTTCTGAAGTTGCTTTTTTAGGACTTATTACTGGGGTTGAGCAATTTAATAATAAAATTAAAATAGAAAAAATCTTAAATCAGAATGCATATAATGAAAAAGAACTTGATAAGATTTTATCTACTAATATTCGGGTGGAAAAAATTTCTGTAAAAGACACCAAATTAAGAACATTTATAACTGAAGATAAAGGAAGAAGTGATCTTGTAGCACATGTTTATGATAATACTTACGGTGTTATCAACGAATTTGAAGATAATCTTGTAATACTTGATGATTCAATAGTTAGAGGAACAACATTAAAAGAAAGTATAATTAGAATACTTGATAGGTTAGGTCCTAAAAAAATAGTTGTTGTTTCATCAGCACCACAAATTCGCTATCCGGATTGTTACGGAATTGATATGTCAAAACTTCGTGATTTTGTTGCTTTTAGAGCAGCTATTGAATTGATAAAAGAAAAAGGAAAAGATTATATTCTTAAAAATGTTTATCACAAATGTAAAGCTCAAGTGGGATTAAAAGATGAAGATGTTGAGAATTATGTTAAAGAAATATACAAACAATCAAGTGTTGAAGAGATAAGTAATAAAATTGCTGAATTAGTACGACCTGAAAATATGAATGCGGAATTAAAAATTATTTATCAAAGTATTGAGGATTTGCATTCTGCAATTCCAAAGCATACAGGTGATTGGTATTTTACAGGAAATTTTCCAACAGATGGAGGTAAGAGAGTTGTAAATCAGTCCTTTATTAATTATTATGAAGGAAATGATGAAAGAGCATATTAA
- a CDS encoding bifunctional enoyl-CoA hydratase/phosphate acetyltransferase, translated as MAISKLEQMFDELKGRESKRLVVANANDSHTIEAVNKAVELDLIKGILVGDENEIAKVCNNEKIDIKKFKIVHVVDEQKASDKAVEIIANGEADLLMKGLVSTDVYMRSILKKEYNFLPKGSVLSHITVMQNPNYHKLLIVGDVAIIPLPELKEKIAITNYLIETALALGIKNPKVAAIAASEKVSPKMPASVDASLLSKMAERGQIKNAVVEGPIGFDVAIDKESADIKNIKSEVAGNADCILFPNIESGNVFYKTNTKLANAELAAIVLGAKAPAILSSRGDNVKTKLYSIALGALLA; from the coding sequence ATGGCGATATCTAAGTTGGAGCAAATGTTTGACGAGTTAAAAGGTAGAGAAAGTAAGAGACTTGTAGTAGCTAATGCTAATGATTCACATACAATTGAAGCGGTTAATAAAGCCGTTGAACTTGATTTGATAAAAGGGATACTTGTAGGAGATGAAAATGAAATAGCAAAAGTTTGTAACAATGAAAAAATAGATATAAAAAAATTCAAAATTGTTCATGTAGTTGATGAACAAAAAGCATCTGATAAAGCAGTGGAAATTATTGCAAACGGAGAAGCTGATTTATTAATGAAAGGGCTTGTAAGCACAGATGTTTACATGCGTTCTATTCTAAAGAAAGAATATAATTTCTTACCAAAAGGTTCAGTTTTGTCTCATATTACTGTTATGCAAAATCCTAATTACCACAAACTATTGATTGTAGGGGATGTGGCAATAATTCCTTTGCCTGAACTAAAAGAAAAAATAGCAATAACAAACTATCTTATAGAGACTGCTTTAGCCTTAGGAATAAAGAACCCAAAAGTAGCAGCTATTGCAGCTTCCGAAAAAGTTTCACCCAAAATGCCGGCAAGTGTTGATGCTTCGCTTCTTTCAAAAATGGCAGAACGTGGGCAAATAAAAAATGCTGTTGTGGAAGGTCCTATAGGTTTTGATGTTGCTATTGATAAAGAATCTGCTGATATAAAAAATATTAAAAGTGAAGTTGCAGGTAATGCTGATTGTATTTTGTTTCCAAATATTGAATCAGGAAATGTTTTTTATAAAACAAATACCAAACTTGCAAATGCAGAATTAGCAGCAATTGTACTTGGTGCTAAAGCTCCTGCAATTCTTTCTTCAAGAGGTGATAATGTGAAGACAAAATTATATTCCATTGCATTGGGAGCGTTGTTGGCTTAG
- a CDS encoding phosphotransferase, with protein MQDVGCKMQDARCRMQDARCRMQDVGCKM; from the coding sequence ATGCAAGATGTAGGATGCAAGATGCAGGATGCAAGATGCAGGATGCAGGATGCAAGATGTAGGATGCAAGATGTAGGATGCAAGATGTAG
- the buk gene encoding butyrate kinase, producing MSVLAINPGSTSTKIAVFANSKIMFFKNIKHSVDELKGFKKITDQFEFRKNIIMNELKKVDYKMNQFEAIVGRGGLLKPIPSGVYEVNDEMIKDLKSSPIGEHASNLGGLIAQSIASELSGVKAFIADPVVVDELVDIARITGHPLIKKRSIFHALNHKAIARFHSKCISRKYEDLNLIIVHLGGGISVGAHLKGKVVDVNQGLDGDGPFSPERSGTLPMGDFAKLCFSGKYTLEQVKLMIKGEGGFAAYFGTNDAIEVEEMVNNGNSKALLVFEAMAYQVAKEIGAMSAVLLGKVDGILLTGGIANNKWFVEQIIDRIAYIAPVSIYPGEDEMKALAQNAIMAINGELKVKKYT from the coding sequence ATGAGTGTATTAGCAATTAATCCGGGATCAACTTCTACAAAAATTGCTGTATTTGCGAATTCAAAAATTATGTTTTTTAAAAACATAAAACATTCAGTTGATGAATTAAAAGGTTTTAAAAAAATAACAGATCAATTTGAATTTCGGAAAAATATAATAATGAATGAGCTTAAAAAAGTTGATTATAAAATGAATCAGTTTGAAGCTATTGTTGGAAGGGGAGGGTTGTTAAAGCCGATACCTTCAGGAGTTTATGAAGTGAATGATGAAATGATAAAGGATTTAAAAAGCAGTCCTATTGGAGAGCATGCCAGTAACCTCGGTGGGTTGATAGCTCAAAGTATTGCTTCAGAACTTTCGGGAGTTAAAGCCTTTATTGCAGATCCTGTTGTAGTTGATGAACTTGTTGATATTGCAAGAATTACCGGACATCCATTGATTAAAAAACGATCAATTTTTCATGCCTTAAATCACAAGGCAATTGCAAGATTCCATTCAAAATGTATTTCACGAAAATATGAAGATTTAAATCTAATAATTGTCCATCTTGGTGGTGGAATATCTGTAGGTGCTCATTTAAAAGGAAAGGTGGTAGATGTAAATCAAGGACTTGATGGAGATGGTCCTTTTTCACCAGAAAGATCAGGGACTTTACCAATGGGAGATTTTGCTAAGCTTTGCTTTAGTGGTAAATACACTTTGGAACAGGTAAAATTAATGATAAAAGGTGAAGGTGGTTTTGCTGCATATTTCGGAACAAATGATGCTATTGAGGTTGAAGAAATGGTTAATAATGGAAATTCTAAAGCATTACTTGTTTTTGAGGCTATGGCATATCAGGTGGCAAAAGAAATTGGGGCTATGAGTGCTGTTTTACTTGGTAAAGTTGATGGAATTTTATTAACAGGTGGAATTGCAAATAACAAATGGTTTGTTGAACAAATTATTGACCGTATTGCATACATAGCACCTGTTTCTATTTATCCGGGAGAGGATGAAATGAAAGCATTGGCTCAAAATGCAATAATGGCAATTAATGGTGAACTGAAAGTTAAAAAATATACATAA